A region from the Campylobacter blaseri genome encodes:
- a CDS encoding DUF2130 domain-containing protein, whose protein sequence is MEKQASIKCPNCGELIDINELLYHQLESEFRQKTSQEKKKFEDELNKKRGEYKEAFAKLKEQEQSVKEQKEKFLEELEKATKQRLKLEKQKLSEELKKEILEEQSESMNLLKKELEEKSNQVKELNKSKAEIEKLKREKDEMESKLKANIEMEFSKQLSEEKAKIQKSIDEQNELKFRQKEEQLEQLRKQLLEAQRKAEQGSQQLQGEVQELAIEEYLSAKYPFDNIEEIKKGARGGDCVQIVHTREFQNCGKIYYESKRAKDFQRAWIEKFKADMREKGADIGVLVTEVLPKELDRMGLIDGVWVCTFEEFKGLCGVLREGIIRVYLAKKSGENKTDKMSLLYGYLTSNEFKMQIEAIVEGFTQMQSDLDSEKRAMQRIWKQREKQIEKVLENTIGMYSSIKGIAGNSIGSVKALELPYSEEAEELEE, encoded by the coding sequence ATGGAAAAACAAGCAAGTATAAAATGCCCTAATTGTGGAGAGTTGATAGATATAAATGAGCTACTTTATCATCAGCTAGAGAGCGAATTTAGACAAAAAACATCACAAGAAAAGAAAAAATTTGAAGATGAGTTAAACAAAAAAAGAGGTGAATATAAAGAGGCATTTGCAAAACTTAAAGAGCAAGAACAAAGCGTAAAAGAGCAAAAAGAGAAATTTTTAGAAGAGCTTGAAAAAGCTACAAAACAAAGACTAAAACTTGAAAAGCAAAAGCTTAGCGAAGAGCTTAAAAAAGAGATTTTAGAAGAGCAAAGTGAGTCAATGAATCTTTTAAAAAAAGAGCTTGAAGAGAAGTCAAATCAAGTAAAAGAGCTAAACAAAAGTAAGGCTGAAATTGAAAAATTAAAGCGTGAAAAAGATGAAATGGAGTCAAAGCTAAAAGCAAATATAGAGATGGAATTTAGCAAGCAGCTAAGCGAGGAAAAAGCTAAAATTCAAAAGAGTATTGACGAACAAAATGAGCTTAAATTTAGGCAAAAAGAGGAGCAATTAGAACAGCTTAGAAAGCAACTCCTTGAGGCTCAAAGAAAAGCAGAGCAAGGCTCACAACAGCTTCAAGGTGAGGTGCAAGAGCTTGCCATTGAGGAGTATTTGAGTGCTAAATATCCATTTGATAATATTGAAGAGATTAAAAAGGGTGCAAGGGGTGGGGATTGTGTTCAAATAGTCCATACTAGAGAGTTTCAAAATTGTGGAAAAATTTACTATGAGAGTAAAAGAGCTAAGGATTTTCAAAGAGCTTGGATAGAGAAATTTAAAGCTGATATGAGAGAAAAGGGTGCAGATATTGGGGTTTTGGTAACTGAAGTGCTACCAAAAGAGCTTGATAGAATGGGGCTAATTGATGGTGTTTGGGTTTGTACTTTTGAAGAGTTTAAAGGGCTTTGTGGAGTGCTTAGAGAGGGCATTATAAGAGTATATTTGGCTAAAAAATCAGGCGAGAATAAAACAGATAAGATGAGCTTGCTTTATGGATATTTAACTAGCAATGAGTTTAAAATGCAAATTGAGGCAATAGTTGAAGGTTTTACACAAATGCAAAGCGACCTTGATAGCGAAAAAAGGGCGATGCAAAGAATTTGGAAACAAAGGGAAAAGCAGATTGAAAAAGTGCTTGAAAATACTATAGGAATGTATAGCTCCATAAAAGGCATAGCTGGAAATAGTATAGGAAGTGTTAAGGCTTTGGAATTACCGTATAGCGAAGAGGCAGAAGAGCTAGAAGAATAG
- a CDS encoding PfkB family carbohydrate kinase, with product MNDNKILLVSDFVGVGKVALSAMSPILSTMKANISFLPTAVVSNNFDYGNASIADLTNFMQDSLNVWKELNLEFDTIVTGILMNPKQVEIIKEIINYQSKKPLIISDPIMGDHGKLYNGLSMELVRASQLVALKADIILPNLTEFAFILNEKYPNDSEINHDLIISWLEKARKKGIKSAIITSVKIGEKYYVYGYEDDEIFRVEIEYIPTEVGGAGDIFTSLFVGKYLQEKDLKASVSYAAKILTNIIKKEYKPTSSKKKIEVRIQNYLQDVYRSL from the coding sequence ATGAATGATAATAAAATTTTATTAGTTTCTGACTTTGTTGGAGTTGGTAAAGTCGCACTTTCTGCAATGAGTCCTATTTTAAGCACAATGAAAGCCAACATATCATTTCTTCCAACTGCTGTTGTTTCTAATAATTTTGATTATGGAAATGCCTCAATAGCTGATTTAACTAATTTTATGCAAGATAGTTTAAATGTTTGGAAAGAGTTAAATTTAGAGTTTGATACCATAGTAACTGGCATACTTATGAACCCTAAACAGGTTGAAATTATAAAAGAAATTATAAACTATCAAAGCAAAAAACCTTTAATTATAAGCGACCCTATAATGGGTGATCATGGCAAACTATATAATGGGCTATCTATGGAATTAGTAAGGGCATCTCAACTTGTTGCATTAAAGGCTGATATCATTTTGCCAAATCTTACAGAATTTGCCTTTATACTTAATGAAAAATACCCAAATGATAGTGAAATTAATCACGATTTAATTATATCTTGGTTAGAAAAAGCAAGAAAAAAAGGTATAAAATCAGCTATTATCACATCTGTTAAAATAGGTGAAAAATACTATGTTTATGGCTATGAAGATGATGAAATTTTTAGAGTTGAGATAGAATACATCCCAACAGAAGTTGGAGGAGCTGGAGATATTTTCACATCTTTGTTTGTAGGAAAATATCTACAAGAAAAAGATTTAAAAGCCTCTGTTTCATACGCTGCTAAAATTTTAACAAATATTATTAAAAAAGAGTATAAACCAACCTCTAGTAAGAAAAAAATAGAGGTTAGAATTCAAAACTACCTACAAGATGTTTATAGGAGTTTGTAA
- a CDS encoding DUF2628 domain-containing protein, translated as MNEYQKEVFSNLILLREKLEIYLQTPKKLEIYAESFEKFFEAGNCNEIKFKATWSCWAFFGGYFFFLYRKDYKKALIFSVILYAVI; from the coding sequence ATGAACGAGTATCAAAAAGAGGTTTTTAGTAATCTAATTTTACTTAGAGAAAAACTTGAAATTTATCTTCAAACTCCCAAAAAACTTGAAATTTATGCAGAATCTTTTGAAAAATTTTTTGAAGCAGGTAATTGTAATGAGATTAAATTTAAAGCTACTTGGAGTTGCTGGGCATTTTTTGGTGGGTATTTCTTTTTCTTATATAGAAAAGATTATAAAAAGGCACTAATCTTTAGTGTTATACTCTATGCGGTTATATAA
- a CDS encoding aryl-sulfate sulfotransferase — protein sequence MKQTLSSVLVASMLIGGMATTSFAMGGASGANVNYHKQGELGETVVNPYGIAPLTAIIKNGGYVLKDVSVEIVPKKGGQKIAYTVSKRNLLTHGGIPIFGLYPDYLNEVKVKYTRISTRTKEEVTKEETYRIYTAPVYSEVAGINMQKNTLFTKAEIKKLDPKFKDRLYFLNNIVEKSGVGTKVVWNNPMGGALEWNYYPRNFIIDTTGEVRWYMQPNKIYDLESIYQAGVMMGFKQNEDGRLSFGYGQRYAKYDILGHKSFNRRLPANYNDFSHSLDDADNGNFFIRAASANLKRADGKHVRTVRDVIVEVDPQGNVLDEWRLFDILDPYRDDVLISLDQGAVCLNIDASMAGKTMSAEELAALDTNDQFGDILGSGPGRNWAHVNSVDYDPEDDSIIISSRHQSAMIKIGRDKKVKWILGAAKGWKGDLAKAVLQPVDSKGNKIDCGERGEKCPGYVNEKGGFDFTWTQHTAFKIDEKSKGDILYLGAFDNGDGRGMEQPALPSMKYSRMVIYKIDQKNMTVEQIWEWGKERGNSLFSPVTSITEYQPDKDSVFGYFATAGTQFDFTTGAFLSEPSPTLVEFEWGKTEPSVEIQLFDTTGYQAFPFSVEKALSK from the coding sequence ATCAAACAAACACTTTCATCTGTATTGGTTGCAAGTATGTTAATTGGAGGTATGGCAACTACTTCATTTGCAATGGGTGGTGCAAGTGGTGCTAATGTAAACTACCACAAACAAGGGGAACTTGGTGAAACTGTAGTAAATCCATATGGTATAGCTCCGCTAACTGCTATCATTAAAAATGGCGGATATGTATTAAAAGATGTTAGCGTAGAGATAGTACCAAAAAAAGGTGGACAAAAAATAGCTTATACAGTAAGTAAAAGAAATCTTCTTACTCATGGTGGTATTCCAATTTTTGGACTATATCCTGATTATCTAAATGAAGTTAAAGTAAAATATACTAGAATTTCAACTAGAACTAAAGAAGAAGTGACTAAAGAAGAAACTTATAGAATTTACACAGCACCTGTTTATAGTGAAGTTGCTGGTATAAATATGCAAAAAAATACACTATTTACAAAAGCAGAGATAAAAAAACTTGATCCAAAATTCAAAGATAGGCTATATTTTTTAAATAACATAGTTGAAAAAAGTGGTGTTGGCACAAAAGTTGTTTGGAATAACCCAATGGGTGGAGCTTTAGAGTGGAACTACTATCCAAGAAACTTTATAATTGATACAACTGGCGAAGTTAGATGGTATATGCAACCAAATAAAATTTATGACCTAGAAAGCATCTACCAAGCTGGTGTTATGATGGGCTTTAAGCAAAACGAAGATGGAAGACTTAGTTTTGGCTATGGACAAAGATATGCAAAATATGATATTTTAGGACACAAAAGCTTCAACAGACGCTTACCTGCAAACTACAATGACTTTTCACACTCTCTTGATGATGCAGACAATGGAAACTTTTTTATAAGAGCTGCTAGTGCGAATTTAAAAAGAGCTGATGGTAAACATGTAAGAACAGTTAGAGATGTTATAGTTGAAGTTGATCCACAAGGTAATGTGCTTGATGAATGGAGACTATTTGATATATTAGATCCTTACCGTGATGATGTTTTAATATCTTTAGATCAAGGTGCTGTTTGTCTAAACATAGATGCTAGTATGGCTGGTAAAACCATGAGTGCTGAAGAACTAGCTGCACTTGATACAAATGATCAATTTGGAGATATTCTAGGTAGCGGTCCTGGTAGAAACTGGGCGCATGTTAATAGTGTTGATTATGACCCTGAAGATGATAGTATAATTATATCTTCTCGTCACCAAAGTGCTATGATTAAAATTGGTAGAGATAAAAAAGTAAAATGGATACTTGGCGCTGCAAAAGGCTGGAAAGGTGATCTTGCAAAAGCAGTTTTACAACCAGTTGACAGCAAAGGCAATAAAATAGATTGTGGTGAACGTGGAGAAAAATGCCCTGGGTATGTAAATGAAAAAGGTGGATTTGACTTTACATGGACACAACATACTGCATTTAAAATTGATGAAAAAAGCAAAGGCGACATTCTTTACCTAGGTGCGTTTGATAATGGTGATGGTAGAGGAATGGAGCAACCTGCACTTCCATCAATGAAATATAGTAGAATGGTTATTTACAAAATAGATCAGAAAAACATGACAGTTGAACAAATCTGGGAATGGGGTAAAGAAAGAGGAAATTCTCTATTTAGCCCTGTAACTTCTATAACAGAATATCAGCCAGATAAAGACTCTGTATTTGGATATTTTGCAACAGCAGGAACTCAATTTGACTTTACAACTGGTGCATTCTTATCTGAACCAAGCCCTACTTTAGTAGAATTTGAATGGGGTAAAACAGAACCTTCAGTTGAAATACAGCTTTTTGATACAACTGGATATCAAGCATTTCCATTTAGTGTAGAAAAAGCACTTTCTAAATAA
- the selB gene encoding selenocysteine-specific translation elongation factor, which yields MDSIIVGTSGHIDHGKTALIKELNGFEGDELGAEKERGITIDLSFSNLSNGKTNIAFIDVPGHENLVKTMISGAYAFDVSMLIVASDDGLMPQTKEHIEILSLLGIKSVILCITKCDLTDKKRQKEVEKEVEDYISKFESLKTLQTFFVSIKYKTSIDELRNYLFTIKPKQRDESIVARYYIDRIFTLKGVGTIITGSLIEGTISKNEKLICLDNNKQVTVRSVQVHDNFVDIATSPNRVALNLANITVNSLEKGQILSKKGFFRGFKEIDCFVSGEISHNENLTFCIGSRQLSAKCKILSQKDNKSFVTFKFDKNVFAKFNEPFVILRNSRVVGGGKVLNPVSEPLKKSEKIKLLVALLDKNFKTAFEILTQNHKHGFGLISSYQRFNLSHEEALSIAKSLNNVFIDSENLCIYANGAIDDLKEIIKFIISKNEFAVISAQSVALRTTWVSEVLANFVLNELLKANVLEKNGMLFVKKGIDFSKIEKSLNDKIYTILENANLTPDAPYNIYDELDIDRVTGDNALKSLTATKRVVRLAHNLFVTSSNLDLAMKKIREIILKDGKANVQNVKNELGLSRKFAISYLEHLDKFDDIIKIDNDRKFLNSI from the coding sequence ATGGATAGTATCATTGTAGGGACATCAGGACATATAGATCATGGAAAAACTGCACTTATAAAAGAGTTAAATGGCTTTGAGGGCGATGAACTTGGAGCTGAAAAAGAGCGTGGAATTACCATTGATTTAAGTTTTTCAAATTTAAGCAATGGCAAGACAAATATAGCCTTTATAGATGTTCCCGGACATGAAAACTTAGTAAAAACTATGATAAGTGGTGCTTATGCTTTTGATGTTAGTATGCTAATAGTAGCTAGCGATGATGGACTTATGCCCCAAACTAAAGAGCATATTGAAATTCTCTCACTTCTTGGAATTAAAAGCGTTATTCTTTGCATAACAAAGTGCGATTTAACAGACAAAAAAAGACAAAAAGAGGTTGAAAAAGAGGTTGAAGATTATATATCTAAATTTGAAAGTTTAAAAACTTTGCAAACCTTTTTTGTAAGCATAAAATATAAAACTAGCATTGATGAGCTTAGAAATTATCTTTTTACCATAAAACCAAAACAAAGAGATGAGAGTATAGTTGCAAGATATTATATTGATAGAATTTTTACCCTAAAAGGTGTTGGAACAATTATTACAGGAAGCTTGATAGAAGGAACTATATCAAAAAATGAGAAGCTAATTTGCCTTGATAATAACAAGCAAGTTACAGTTAGAAGTGTTCAAGTTCATGATAACTTTGTAGATATTGCAACCTCTCCAAACAGAGTAGCACTAAATTTAGCAAACATAACGGTAAATTCACTAGAAAAAGGTCAAATTTTAAGCAAAAAAGGGTTTTTTAGAGGTTTTAAAGAGATTGATTGTTTTGTTAGTGGCGAAATTTCACATAATGAAAACTTAACTTTTTGTATAGGAAGTAGGCAACTTAGTGCCAAATGTAAAATCTTAAGCCAAAAAGATAATAAAAGTTTTGTTACTTTTAAATTTGATAAAAATGTTTTTGCTAAATTTAATGAGCCTTTTGTCATTTTAAGAAACTCCCGCGTGGTTGGTGGTGGAAAGGTTTTAAATCCTGTTAGCGAACCTCTTAAAAAAAGTGAAAAAATTAAACTTTTAGTTGCTTTGTTGGATAAAAACTTTAAAACAGCTTTTGAAATTTTAACACAAAACCATAAGCACGGCTTTGGACTTATCTCATCTTATCAAAGATTTAATTTATCTCATGAAGAGGCACTAAGTATCGCTAAAAGCTTAAACAATGTCTTTATAGATAGTGAAAATTTATGTATATACGCAAATGGGGCTATAGATGACTTAAAAGAGATAATTAAATTTATAATTTCTAAAAATGAGTTTGCAGTTATTTCAGCCCAAAGCGTTGCACTTAGAACAACTTGGGTAAGTGAAGTATTGGCAAATTTTGTATTAAATGAACTTTTAAAAGCCAATGTTTTAGAAAAAAATGGAATGCTTTTTGTAAAAAAAGGCATTGATTTTTCTAAAATTGAAAAAAGCTTAAATGATAAAATTTATACTATCTTAGAAAATGCAAATTTAACTCCAGACGCACCCTATAATATATATGATGAACTTGATATAGATAGAGTTACGGGCGATAATGCATTAAAAAGCCTAACTGCTACTAAAAGAGTTGTAAGGCTTGCACACAATCTATTTGTAACTTCAAGTAATTTAGACTTAGCTATGAAAAAAATAAGAGAGATTATATTAAAAGATGGAAAAGCAAATGTTCAAAATGTAAAAAATGAGCTTGGTTTAAGTAGAAAATTCGCGATATCTTATTTGGAACATCTTGATAAATTTGATGATATTATAAAAATTGACAACGATAGAAAGTTTTTAAATTCCATTTAA
- a CDS encoding thioredoxin fold domain-containing protein — protein MKKILLTSALSLSAVFAATDAEILSLYQGMPHEIKMKIVERVPVKDFDGVEMVIIEMSQGDMRRKEVIFSKGDFVIPDLLNLKTQESYKAKYLDSLLIEKLAELYSKEDKANIIKIGNDNSKPTLIMLSDTDCPYCRREVANINEILKENNLEIIMTSIHGAKAHAKSVKVYEEMKNAKSDEEKIKVLNKWYAQDAKSPEVSEADVKKMEALANKYFSAGVQGVPYIVEKSKLVK, from the coding sequence ATGAAAAAAATACTACTAACTTCAGCTTTAAGTTTAAGCGCAGTTTTTGCAGCTACAGATGCAGAGATTTTATCTCTTTACCAAGGTATGCCACACGAAATCAAAATGAAAATCGTTGAGAGAGTTCCTGTAAAGGATTTTGATGGCGTTGAAATGGTAATCATTGAGATGAGTCAAGGTGATATGAGAAGAAAAGAAGTTATCTTTTCAAAAGGTGATTTTGTTATCCCTGATTTACTAAACTTAAAAACACAAGAAAGTTATAAAGCAAAATATCTAGATAGTTTATTGATTGAAAAACTTGCTGAACTATATTCAAAAGAAGACAAAGCAAATATAATAAAAATAGGAAATGATAATTCAAAACCAACTTTAATTATGCTTTCAGATACAGACTGTCCTTACTGCCGTAGAGAAGTAGCAAATATAAATGAAATATTAAAAGAAAATAATCTAGAAATTATAATGACATCAATCCATGGTGCTAAAGCTCATGCAAAAAGTGTTAAAGTTTATGAAGAGATGAAAAATGCTAAATCTGATGAAGAAAAAATTAAAGTTCTAAACAAATGGTATGCACAAGATGCAAAATCTCCAGAAGTTAGTGAAGCAGATGTTAAAAAAATGGAAGCTTTAGCCAACAAATACTTTAGTGCAGGTGTTCAAGGCGTTCCATACATTGTAGAAAAAAGCAAATTAGTTAAATAA
- a CDS encoding molecular chaperone TorD family protein → MKDNIAIARSYYYEFFAIPFFFNENDSKFKLWKEQLRYLKQSPIEEKNIKDFEILEKFSFEEFKAEQNLLFFDYSFANVPLTASFYDEGRDDGFAKELVLKILRKSKYRKNESCKDGEDFIGFIFYAMSSLLKDKDDKENNLSSELFKSVINDFVDEMSKFMKENKGSNFFTHFSNLIDTFFAFERAVLGAVKPVKDKSAAKESIKKQPYLTNITIAKDKYDWSDLDL, encoded by the coding sequence ATGAAAGATAATATAGCCATTGCAAGAAGCTATTACTATGAATTTTTTGCTATCCCATTTTTCTTTAATGAAAATGACAGTAAATTTAAATTATGGAAAGAGCAGCTAAGATACTTAAAACAGTCCCCTATAGAAGAAAAAAATATAAAAGATTTTGAAATTTTAGAAAAGTTCAGCTTTGAAGAGTTTAAGGCTGAGCAAAATCTACTATTTTTTGATTACTCTTTTGCGAATGTTCCTTTAACTGCATCTTTTTATGATGAGGGGCGAGATGACGGGTTTGCAAAGGAGTTAGTTTTAAAAATACTTAGAAAAAGCAAATATAGAAAAAATGAATCTTGTAAAGATGGAGAAGATTTCATAGGATTTATATTTTATGCCATGTCTTCATTGTTAAAAGATAAAGACGACAAAGAGAATAATCTAAGTAGCGAACTTTTCAAAAGTGTTATAAATGACTTTGTTGACGAGATGTCAAAATTTATGAAAGAAAATAAAGGCTCAAATTTTTTCACCCATTTTAGCAACTTAATAGACACTTTTTTTGCTTTTGAAAGAGCGGTTCTTGGGGCTGTAAAGCCTGTTAAGGATAAAAGTGCGGCAAAAGAATCTATCAAAAAGCAACCATATCTCACAAATATAACAATAGCAAAAGACAAATATGATTGGAGTGATTTAGACTTATAA
- the selA gene encoding L-seryl-tRNA(Sec) selenium transferase, producing MAKIDLPKIDKLVKAKEFEEFSYPIVLSLAKKVVENERQKAISNLTYKDEDEIIEEIVKQYKEYENLELKPLINATGVVIHTNLGRSVINPEILSRANKTICSYSNLEYNIKEGKRGNRYDYTGFLCSNLFNSEDAIITNNNASAVFLVLNTFAKDKEVVVSRGELVEIGGSFRVPEVMANSGAILKEVGTTNKTNINDYENAINEKTAMLMKVHQSNFSIEGFSENATIEDVSSLAKKSETLSYYDLGSGYLNELPYSLSKQEPPVDKILKSSVDLVSFSGDKLFGSVQCGIILGKKELIAKLRKNQLLRMLRVDKVTLSLLNETIKAYINKEFHLIQTQNQINKDLDELTDMANLVKSNIDSWCKVIQTKTFVGGGTLPCKSYPSIALAFKGNPQKLEFEFRQKGVIGRIENEKFLLDFRSIMDENLKDLIEICKEILE from the coding sequence ATGGCAAAAATTGATCTTCCAAAGATAGACAAACTTGTAAAAGCTAAAGAATTTGAGGAGTTTTCTTACCCTATAGTTTTAAGTTTAGCCAAAAAAGTTGTAGAAAACGAAAGACAAAAAGCTATCTCAAATTTAACATATAAAGATGAAGATGAGATTATAGAAGAGATTGTAAAGCAGTATAAAGAGTATGAAAATTTAGAACTTAAGCCCCTTATAAACGCAACTGGCGTTGTGATACATACAAATTTAGGAAGAAGTGTTATAAATCCTGAAATTTTATCTCGCGCTAATAAAACTATATGCTCATACTCAAATTTAGAATACAATATAAAAGAGGGAAAACGCGGAAACAGATACGACTATACAGGCTTTTTATGCTCAAATCTTTTTAACTCAGAAGATGCCATAATCACAAATAACAACGCAAGTGCTGTATTTTTAGTTTTAAATACCTTTGCAAAAGATAAAGAGGTAGTTGTTAGTCGTGGGGAACTTGTAGAGATTGGTGGAAGTTTTAGAGTGCCTGAGGTTATGGCAAACTCAGGAGCTATACTAAAAGAAGTTGGCACAACAAATAAAACAAATATAAATGACTATGAAAATGCTATAAATGAAAAAACTGCAATGCTTATGAAGGTTCATCAATCAAATTTTAGTATTGAAGGGTTTAGTGAAAATGCAACTATAGAAGATGTTTCAAGTTTAGCAAAAAAGAGTGAAACTTTAAGTTATTATGACTTAGGAAGTGGGTATTTAAACGAGCTTCCCTACTCTTTATCAAAACAAGAACCACCTGTTGATAAGATCTTAAAAAGCAGTGTTGATCTAGTTAGTTTTAGTGGAGATAAACTTTTTGGAAGTGTTCAATGTGGCATAATTTTAGGCAAAAAAGAGCTTATTGCAAAGCTAAGAAAAAATCAGCTTTTAAGAATGTTAAGAGTTGATAAAGTAACACTAAGCTTATTAAATGAAACAATTAAAGCTTATATAAATAAAGAGTTTCATCTAATCCAAACACAAAACCAAATCAACAAGGACTTAGACGAACTAACGGATATGGCAAATTTAGTTAAATCAAACATAGATTCTTGGTGCAAAGTTATCCAAACCAAAACCTTTGTAGGTGGTGGAACTTTGCCTTGTAAATCCTACCCTTCAATTGCACTAGCCTTTAAAGGCAACCCGCAAAAATTGGAATTTGAATTTAGGCAAAAAGGCGTTATTGGTAGGATAGAAAATGAGAAATTTTTACTTGATTTTAGAAGTATTATGGATGAAAATTTAAAAGATTTAATTGAAATTTGCAAAGAGATATTAGAGTAA
- a CDS encoding 4Fe-4S dicluster domain-containing protein codes for MKEFVFLKDYDVDAVLSDDIDVITSIEEERALVSNSSKQNTEVYAPEINFYLKHSKDNILDKAKNVSILYEARAHCFDQARDIDYQKEIGRNVILISDNNKDELIKDLKEAEYKVIHLNHNEVKFLYGEIGDLFVTILRENDEIEVEADFVLVDGIKDYMLRQSGTLDITHFLNDEVIEYLNQRSPIHKYKSAITYDSTICQYHERRTEHCSKCVDVCPTVAILKDDEVKRHLVFSHIDCIECGGCISVCPSGALDYAKMPRNAFYEIAKMYEDKKIVITPRIMDIENCDVELPEGVLPFAIEGEKFLSETHFMTLLQSSGANVIYYSDIMAPGVKESISLVNQIMQAKFGVDGVLVAEDEIELRRALQNSKFIVGLKYEMSEYATPKREIFAKRVAHIVGNDDLGVAKSGDWVRYGKVEIFENNCTLCLSCVGACNVGALVADKTNNSIKFNASICTTCGYCEASCAEKDAIKLTRGEMRLEPTYFEHQELVKDTLFACIECGKEFATSKAVTKIATMMTPFFEGDPHKMKTLYCCADCKAKIMVQKQLEETRKFKEELK; via the coding sequence ATGAAAGAATTTGTTTTTTTGAAAGATTATGATGTTGATGCTGTGCTTTCAGATGACATTGATGTGATAACAAGCATAGAAGAAGAGAGAGCTTTAGTAAGCAACTCAAGTAAACAAAATACTGAAGTTTACGCTCCAGAGATAAATTTTTACCTAAAACATAGTAAAGATAATATCTTAGACAAGGCAAAAAATGTAAGCATTTTATATGAAGCAAGAGCCCACTGTTTTGACCAAGCAAGAGATATTGACTACCAAAAAGAGATTGGTAGAAATGTTATTTTAATAAGCGATAATAATAAAGACGAATTAATAAAGGATTTAAAAGAAGCAGAGTATAAAGTAATACACTTAAATCACAATGAAGTTAAGTTTCTATATGGAGAGATAGGAGATCTTTTCGTAACTATTTTAAGAGAAAACGATGAGATAGAAGTTGAGGCTGATTTTGTGCTAGTTGATGGCATTAAAGACTATATGTTAAGACAAAGTGGAACTTTAGATATAACTCACTTTTTAAATGATGAGGTTATTGAGTATCTAAACCAAAGAAGCCCAATCCACAAATACAAAAGTGCTATCACTTACGACTCAACTATCTGCCAATACCACGAAAGAAGAACAGAGCATTGTAGTAAATGTGTGGATGTTTGTCCAACAGTTGCTATTTTAAAGGACGACGAGGTTAAAAGACATCTTGTATTTTCGCATATAGATTGTATTGAGTGTGGTGGATGTATTAGTGTTTGTCCAAGTGGGGCACTTGATTATGCAAAAATGCCAAGAAATGCATTTTATGAAATAGCAAAAATGTATGAAGACAAAAAAATAGTAATCACACCAAGGATAATGGATATAGAAAATTGTGATGTAGAACTTCCTGAAGGTGTTTTACCTTTTGCTATTGAGGGTGAGAAATTTTTAAGTGAAACCCATTTTATGACACTTTTACAAAGCAGTGGAGCAAATGTAATTTATTATAGTGATATAATGGCACCAGGTGTAAAAGAGTCAATTAGTTTAGTAAATCAAATTATGCAGGCTAAATTTGGAGTTGATGGAGTATTGGTTGCAGAAGATGAGATAGAGCTTAGAAGAGCTTTACAAAATAGCAAATTCATAGTTGGATTAAAATATGAAATGAGTGAATATGCAACACCAAAAAGGGAAATTTTTGCAAAAAGAGTTGCACACATTGTTGGAAATGATGATTTAGGAGTTGCTAAAAGTGGCGATTGGGTAAGATATGGAAAAGTTGAGATATTTGAAAATAACTGCACTTTATGTTTAAGTTGTGTAGGTGCTTGTAATGTTGGCGCTTTAGTGGCCGATAAAACCAATAATTCAATTAAATTTAATGCTTCAATCTGTACAACCTGCGGATATTGTGAAGCAAGTTGTGCTGAAAAAGATGCTATTAAACTAACTCGTGGAGAGATGAGATTAGAGCCAACCTATTTTGAACATCAAGAGCTTGTAAAAGATACTCTTTTTGCCTGTATTGAGTGTGGAAAAGAGTTTGCAACCTCAAAAGCTGTTACAAAAATAGCAACTATGATGACTCCGTTTTTTGAAGGCGATCCACATAAGATGAAAACTCTTTATTGCTGTGCTGATTGCAAAGCTAAAATTATGGTTCAAAAACAACTTGAAGAGACAAGAAAATTTAAAGAGGAGTTAAAATGA